One Gloeomargarita sp. SKYB120 genomic region harbors:
- a CDS encoding DUF4079 domain-containing protein, translating to MDAQVRSWLQPVADFFNGLSIPEPIVHWGHPVMMGIVLVFMGSFAAWRGWQGRLATDPHLKQQAWREHRQLVPWLYLFLALGYSGGLLSLVMQGQEIFHSAHFVTGTLVLAGLTVNALLALGMKGAAAIRTLHAYVGSATLAVAVVHMALGVQLGLSF from the coding sequence ATGGACGCGCAGGTGCGGAGCTGGTTGCAGCCGGTGGCTGATTTTTTTAACGGTCTGTCTATACCGGAACCGATTGTCCACTGGGGGCATCCCGTCATGATGGGCATCGTACTGGTGTTTATGGGCAGTTTTGCCGCTTGGCGGGGATGGCAAGGTCGGTTGGCGACCGACCCCCACCTCAAGCAGCAAGCGTGGCGGGAACACCGCCAGTTAGTCCCCTGGCTGTACCTGTTCCTGGCGTTGGGCTACAGCGGCGGACTGCTCTCGCTGGTGATGCAGGGGCAGGAGATTTTCCACAGCGCCCACTTTGTAACGGGAACCCTGGTATTGGCGGGATTGACGGTGAACGCCCTGTTGGCGCTGGGAATGAAGGGGGCAGCGGCCATTCGCACCCTCCACGCCTACGTGGGAAGCGCAACCTTGGCGGTGGCGGTGGTGCATATGGCCTTGGGCGTGCAATTAGGGCTGTCATTCTAG
- the leuD gene encoding 3-isopropylmalate dehydratase small subunit, protein MTPIQRITGRALPLVGHDIDTDRIIPARFLRCVTFDGLGAHVFADDRARGDHPFDQPQYQGATILVVNANFGCGSSREHAPQALRRWGIRAIVGESFAEIFAGNCLALGLPVATAPPDVIQFLQAHIATDPSQVFTLDLERLTLATGTQTWSVQMEPRAQRALLQGTWDACGQLLANREAILATAARLDRHAKIAYSRRKDL, encoded by the coding sequence ATGACGCCAATTCAGCGCATTACTGGTCGCGCCCTTCCCCTGGTAGGCCACGACATTGACACTGACCGGATCATTCCCGCCCGTTTTCTGCGCTGTGTCACGTTTGACGGGTTGGGGGCGCACGTCTTTGCCGACGACCGGGCGCGGGGCGACCACCCGTTTGACCAACCCCAGTACCAGGGGGCGACGATTTTGGTGGTCAATGCCAACTTTGGGTGCGGCTCCAGCCGAGAGCACGCCCCACAGGCCCTGCGACGCTGGGGGATCCGGGCCATCGTGGGGGAGAGTTTTGCGGAGATTTTTGCGGGAAACTGCCTGGCGCTGGGCTTGCCAGTGGCAACTGCTCCGCCTGACGTGATTCAGTTCCTACAAGCGCACATTGCCACTGACCCCAGCCAGGTGTTTACGCTGGACCTAGAGCGGCTGACCTTGGCAACGGGAACCCAAACCTGGTCGGTGCAGATGGAGCCAAGGGCGCAACGGGCGTTGTTGCAGGGCACGTGGGACGCCTGTGGTCAACTGCTGGCCAATCGCGAAGCCATCCTGGCGACGGCAGCCCGGCTGGACAGGCACGCAAAAATCGCCTACAGTCGGAGGAAAGATCTGTAA
- a CDS encoding protein phosphatase 2C domain-containing protein, with amino-acid sequence MRLRFSALTHPGIVRQHNEDAYYVDPAGRFFMVADGMGGYSGGERASQLAVSLVALYLDTHWQSTASLAETIQQAILRANEHLLVEQAENPVIRDMGTTLVLLCCGAGNQAWYCHVGDSRLYRFRHNHLEQLTRDHTWVAQAVEAGGLSPLQARSHPWRHLLTQCLGREDLEPVVVQSLTLEPGDCYLLCSDGLTEEVLDWQIAATLRRRRSPEWTVQALVDAACQHGGRDNITAVVVQVLEETEAPPA; translated from the coding sequence ATGCGGCTGCGCTTTAGTGCCCTAACCCACCCTGGTATTGTCCGGCAACACAACGAAGATGCCTACTACGTAGATCCCGCAGGGCGCTTTTTCATGGTGGCCGACGGCATGGGTGGCTATTCGGGAGGCGAACGGGCAAGCCAATTGGCGGTTTCGCTGGTAGCGCTCTATCTCGACACCCACTGGCAATCCACTGCATCCCTAGCGGAGACTATCCAACAAGCCATCCTGCGGGCTAACGAACACCTGCTGGTGGAACAGGCCGAAAACCCTGTGATCAGAGACATGGGAACCACGCTGGTACTGCTGTGTTGCGGGGCGGGCAATCAGGCCTGGTATTGCCATGTGGGGGATTCGCGCCTGTACCGATTTCGGCACAACCACCTGGAGCAGTTAACCCGTGACCATACCTGGGTGGCGCAGGCTGTCGAAGCTGGAGGACTATCGCCGCTGCAGGCGCGTTCGCATCCCTGGCGCCATCTGCTGACCCAGTGTCTTGGGCGCGAGGACTTGGAACCGGTGGTAGTGCAGTCTCTGACGCTGGAGCCAGGGGACTGTTATCTCCTGTGCAGCGATGGGTTGACCGAAGAGGTGCTGGACTGGCAAATTGCGGCGACGTTGCGGCGGCGGCGTTCCCCGGAGTGGACAGTGCAGGCTTTGGTGGATGCGGCCTGTCAGCACGGTGGCCGAGACAATATCACCGCTGTCGTGGTCCAGGTGCTAGAGGAGACGGAAGCCCCACCGGCCTGA
- a CDS encoding S41 family peptidase has translation MRLLWSCLLGLLLWCYGGVTAPALAMTDAQRLVVEVWHIVNRAYVDPTFNGHNWQQVRRAALQRPLETMAQARQVIQEMLVQLDDPFTRLLPRQQYRTLQTTTAGTLTGVGLQLVLDGEQRVPLVVAPIPGSPAARAGIQSHDRIVAIDGQPTQGLDMETAASRLRGAPGTPVTLTLQRGEQQWTVTLERQRVILPSVVWEVRPGDIGYIQLSQFSASSAAEMARAIQALEAQGVRGYVLDLRNNPGGLFQAGIEIAQEWIDQGTVVYTVNRDGEQTDFTAAGQALTDKPLVVLINHGTASASEILAGALQDHHRAWLVGEPTFGKGLIQSVFPLSNGDGLAVSVARYQTPAHHDIHRRGITPDQLVPTPAEGITDPARDPQYQAAVAWLERYLAQGSPSILETEQRGWHG, from the coding sequence ATGCGCCTGCTTTGGAGTTGTTTGCTGGGATTGCTGTTGTGGTGCTACGGTGGGGTGACGGCACCAGCCTTGGCCATGACCGACGCCCAGCGGTTGGTGGTAGAGGTATGGCACATCGTCAACCGGGCCTACGTGGACCCCACCTTCAACGGTCACAACTGGCAGCAGGTGCGGCGGGCGGCCCTGCAGCGCCCCCTGGAGACCATGGCCCAGGCAAGGCAGGTCATTCAAGAAATGCTGGTCCAGTTGGACGACCCCTTTACCCGGCTGTTGCCCCGCCAGCAATACCGCACCCTGCAGACTACCACGGCGGGAACGCTGACAGGTGTAGGGCTGCAGCTCGTGTTAGATGGGGAGCAGCGGGTGCCTTTGGTGGTGGCACCAATTCCCGGTTCACCGGCGGCCCGGGCGGGCATCCAGAGCCATGACCGCATCGTGGCGATTGACGGCCAACCCACCCAGGGTCTGGACATGGAGACGGCGGCTAGCCGGTTGCGGGGCGCGCCAGGGACCCCTGTGACCCTAACACTGCAACGGGGCGAGCAGCAATGGACAGTGACCCTGGAACGGCAGCGGGTGATCCTACCCTCGGTGGTGTGGGAGGTGCGGCCCGGTGACATCGGCTACATCCAACTCAGCCAATTCAGCGCCAGTTCTGCGGCGGAGATGGCCCGGGCGATTCAAGCGCTCGAGGCCCAGGGCGTACGGGGCTACGTTTTGGATTTGCGCAACAACCCAGGTGGTCTTTTCCAGGCGGGGATAGAAATCGCCCAAGAGTGGATAGACCAGGGCACGGTGGTCTATACCGTTAACCGAGACGGGGAGCAAACGGATTTCACCGCGGCGGGCCAGGCGTTGACGGATAAACCCCTGGTGGTGTTGATCAACCACGGCACCGCAAGCGCCAGCGAGATCTTGGCAGGGGCGTTGCAGGACCATCATCGCGCCTGGCTGGTGGGAGAACCCACCTTCGGCAAGGGATTGATCCAGTCGGTCTTTCCCCTGAGCAACGGGGACGGGTTAGCTGTCTCGGTGGCCCGCTACCAAACCCCAGCGCACCACGATATTCACCGGCGAGGGATCACGCCCGACCAACTGGTGCCGACGCCTGCAGAGGGTATCACTGACCCCGCTAGGGACCCCCAGTATCAAGCGGCGGTGGCTTGGTTAGAGCGCTACCTAGCCCAAGGTTCCCCTTCTATCCTGGAAACAGAGCAACGGGGGTGGCATGGATAA